From the genome of Streptomyces sp. NBC_01260, one region includes:
- the rpsA gene encoding 30S ribosomal protein S1, whose protein sequence is MTSSTETTATTPQVAVNDIGDADAFLAAIDETIKYFNDGDIVDGVIVKVDRDEVLLDIGYKTEGVIPSRELSIKHDVDPNEVVKVGDEIEALVLQKEDKEGRLILSKKRAQYERAWGTIEKIKEEDGIVTGTVIEVVKGGLILDIGLRGFLPASLVEMRRVRDLQPYVGKELEAKIIELDKNRNNVVLSRRAWLEQTQSEVRQTFLTTLQKGQVRSGVVSSIVNFGAFVDLGGVDGLVHVSELSWKHIDHPSEVVEVGQEVTVEVLDVDMDRERVSLSLKATQEDPWQQFARTHQIGQVVPGKVTKLVPFGAFVRVDEGIEGLVHISELAERHVEIPEQVVQVNDEIFVKVIDIDLERRRISLSLKQANESFGGDPASVEFDPTLYGMAASYDDQGNYIYPEGFDPETNDWLEGFEAQREVWETQYAEAQTRFEQHQAQVIKSREADEAAAAEGAAAPAGSAPAASSGGGGGGGGSYSSESADNSGALASDEALAALREKLAGGQS, encoded by the coding sequence ATGACGAGCAGCACCGAGACCACCGCCACCACTCCGCAGGTTGCGGTCAACGACATCGGCGACGCGGACGCGTTCCTCGCGGCGATCGACGAGACGATCAAGTACTTCAACGACGGCGACATCGTTGACGGTGTCATCGTCAAGGTTGACCGCGACGAGGTTCTCCTCGACATCGGTTACAAGACCGAAGGTGTCATCCCGAGCCGCGAGCTCTCGATCAAGCACGACGTCGACCCGAACGAGGTCGTCAAGGTCGGCGACGAGATCGAGGCCCTGGTTCTCCAGAAGGAGGACAAGGAAGGCCGCCTGATCCTCTCGAAGAAGCGCGCTCAGTACGAGCGTGCCTGGGGCACCATCGAGAAGATCAAGGAAGAAGACGGCATCGTCACCGGTACCGTCATCGAGGTCGTCAAGGGTGGTCTCATCCTCGACATCGGCCTCCGGGGCTTCCTGCCGGCGTCGCTCGTCGAGATGCGCCGCGTCCGCGACCTCCAGCCGTACGTGGGCAAGGAGCTCGAGGCCAAGATCATCGAGCTGGACAAGAACCGCAACAACGTGGTCCTGTCCCGCCGTGCCTGGCTCGAGCAGACCCAGTCCGAGGTTCGCCAGACGTTCCTCACGACCCTCCAGAAGGGTCAGGTCCGCTCCGGCGTCGTCTCCTCGATCGTCAACTTCGGTGCCTTCGTGGACCTGGGTGGCGTCGACGGTCTCGTGCACGTCTCCGAGCTGTCCTGGAAGCACATCGACCACCCCTCCGAGGTTGTCGAGGTCGGCCAGGAGGTCACCGTCGAGGTTCTCGACGTGGACATGGACCGCGAGCGTGTCTCCCTGTCGCTCAAGGCGACGCAGGAAGACCCGTGGCAGCAGTTCGCCCGGACGCACCAGATCGGGCAGGTTGTTCCCGGTAAGGTCACCAAGCTCGTTCCGTTCGGTGCGTTCGTGCGCGTCGACGAGGGCATCGAGGGCCTGGTCCACATCTCCGAGCTGGCCGAGCGCCACGTGGAGATCCCGGAGCAGGTCGTCCAGGTCAACGACGAGATCTTCGTCAAGGTCATCGACATCGACCTCGAGCGTCGTCGCATCAGCCTCTCGCTGAAGCAGGCCAACGAGTCCTTCGGTGGCGACCCGGCCTCGGTCGAGTTCGACCCGACGCTGTACGGCATGGCCGCGTCGTACGACGACCAGGGCAACTACATCTACCCCGAGGGCTTCGACCCCGAGACCAACGACTGGCTCGAGGGCTTCGAGGCTCAGCGCGAGGTCTGGGAGACCCAGTACGCCGAGGCGCAGACGCGCTTCGAGCAGCACCAGGCCCAGGTCATCAAGTCCCGCGAGGCCGACGAGGCCGCTGCTGCCGAGGGCGCTGCTGCCCCGGCCGGCAGCGCTCCGGCTGCCTCGAGCGGCGGCGGTGGCGGCGGTGGCGGTTCGTACTCCTCGGAGTCCGCGGACAACTCCGGCGCCCTGGCGTCGGACGAGGCCCTGGCTGCCCTGCGCGAGAAGCTGGCGGGCGGCCAGAGCTGA
- a CDS encoding class I SAM-dependent methyltransferase produces MSGQLVREGYSGTGPGAITPDGCAVELYTRLSVGNEPDVIAGAVPAGSRILELGCGAGRVTHPLIRRGFDVTAVDESAQMLEKVRGARTVRSPIEALELGDETFDVVMLASFLVHSGEHRVRDGLLRTCRRYVRDGGVVLIQREGPDYHTGLPRERVEPAGYTLRIVSSQPVGDGVRSVRAEYEFDDARWSQTFLSRPLSKEQFEGYLAAAGLGVDRYLTDDGVWVRAVPGLSGPC; encoded by the coding sequence ATGAGCGGACAACTGGTACGTGAGGGCTATTCAGGCACCGGTCCCGGCGCGATCACCCCGGACGGCTGCGCCGTGGAGTTGTACACCCGGCTGTCCGTCGGCAACGAGCCGGATGTGATCGCCGGGGCCGTGCCCGCCGGGTCGAGGATCCTCGAACTGGGCTGTGGAGCGGGCCGGGTGACGCATCCGCTGATCCGCCGCGGTTTCGACGTCACCGCGGTGGACGAGTCGGCGCAGATGCTGGAGAAGGTGCGCGGAGCGCGTACGGTGCGGAGCCCCATCGAGGCCCTGGAGCTCGGTGACGAGACGTTCGACGTGGTGATGCTGGCGTCGTTCCTGGTGCACTCGGGCGAGCACCGGGTGCGGGACGGACTGCTGCGGACCTGCCGGAGGTACGTGCGCGACGGCGGGGTGGTGCTCATCCAGCGCGAGGGTCCGGACTACCACACCGGACTCCCGAGGGAGCGCGTCGAACCGGCCGGGTACACGCTGCGGATCGTGTCCTCGCAGCCGGTCGGCGACGGGGTGCGCTCGGTGCGCGCCGAGTACGAGTTCGACGACGCCCGGTGGTCGCAGACGTTCCTGTCGCGGCCCCTGTCGAAGGAACAGTTCGAGGGGTATCTGGCGGCGGCCGGTCTGGGCGTGGACCGTTATCTCACGGATGACGGCGTCTGGGTGCGGGCCGTGCCCGGGCTCAGTGGACCGTGCTGA
- a CDS encoding DEAD/DEAH box helicase, with translation MAIASPPQDAAVGRLLRCAAVFLPAALPREGRIAFWDPEGAPLPGLGETTAPGETSGTGFGSGGGLASGPGFAVGTGDRVSEITVVRRHGGQGDVRRYTVPALVLPLADAVPLLARARHQQSAHPATRCWGAAALHALHLVARGRMLPGLTAEDHDAWRAGPRAAEDVAHLRAVAAAMPPEGYAVPFPDRTPLQVPDPEPLIASFLDAVADTLPRTPAAAFAMGAPFAAREAQHLPGAREWAVAVAAGLDAGVRVSLRLDLSAYELFDTAGSDDTAGSDDAADLSGAVEIPGGDGPAASRHAAAAITQVHSLADPTYVVDAAALWAGGAGEPFGPRARIDAVLALRRAARVWAPLERLLDQPVPDVLALTEDELYELLSDAGARLSAAGVSVHWPRELARSLTAAAVVRPAPGTATDRTAFFDAEQLFAFNWQLSLGDQQLTEAEMDVLAEAHRPVVRLRDQWVVVDPALVRKARKRELGLLDPVDALAVALTGSAEVDGEQVDAVPVGALAALRSRIVDDDTAIAPPPGLDATLRDYQLRGLAWLDRMTSLGLGGCLADDMGLGKTITLIALHLHRAHPAPTLVICPASLLGNWHREINRFAPGVPVRRFHGTDRTLAEPDGGFVLTTYGTMRSSAAELAAHSWGLVVADEAQHVKNPHSSTAKALRTIPSPARVALTGTPVENNLSELWALLDWTTPGLLGPLKAFRARHARIVENTGTAAGIGNDEAVERLSRLVRPFLLRRKKSDPGIAPELPPKTETDHPVFLTREQATLYEATVRETMAYIEASEGIARRGLIMKLLASLKQICNHPAQYLKEEPTRLVGRSGKLDLLDELLDTILAEDGSVLVFTQYVTMARLLSAHLTARAVPSQLLHGGTPVAERERMVDRFQSGEVPVFLLSLKAAGTGLNLTRAAHVIHYDRWWNPAVEEQATDRAYRIGQTQPVQVHRLIAEGTVEDRIGEMLLAKRALADAVLGAGETALTELSDRDLADLVSLRRPS, from the coding sequence GTGGCCATCGCATCACCGCCGCAGGACGCGGCCGTCGGCCGCCTGCTGCGCTGTGCGGCCGTCTTCCTCCCCGCAGCGCTGCCGAGGGAGGGACGCATCGCGTTCTGGGACCCGGAAGGGGCCCCGCTCCCCGGCCTCGGCGAAACGACCGCCCCCGGCGAAACGTCCGGCACCGGCTTCGGTTCCGGCGGCGGCCTTGCTTCCGGCCCTGGCTTCGCGGTCGGCACCGGCGACCGGGTCTCCGAGATCACGGTTGTCCGGCGGCACGGCGGTCAGGGCGACGTCCGCCGGTACACCGTGCCGGCCCTCGTGCTGCCCCTGGCCGACGCCGTACCCCTGCTGGCCCGTGCCCGGCACCAGCAGTCCGCCCACCCCGCCACCCGCTGCTGGGGCGCCGCCGCGCTGCACGCGCTCCATCTGGTGGCCCGCGGCCGGATGCTCCCCGGGCTGACGGCCGAGGACCACGACGCCTGGCGGGCCGGGCCGCGCGCCGCCGAGGACGTCGCCCATCTGCGTGCGGTCGCCGCGGCCATGCCCCCCGAGGGGTACGCGGTGCCGTTCCCCGACCGCACGCCCCTCCAGGTTCCCGACCCCGAGCCGCTCATCGCCTCCTTCCTCGACGCGGTGGCCGACACCCTGCCCCGTACCCCCGCGGCGGCGTTCGCCATGGGTGCGCCCTTCGCCGCCCGGGAGGCCCAGCACCTGCCCGGCGCCCGGGAGTGGGCCGTGGCGGTCGCGGCCGGACTGGACGCGGGCGTACGGGTGTCGCTGCGCCTGGACCTCTCCGCGTACGAACTCTTCGACACGGCCGGTTCCGATGACACGGCCGGTTCCGACGATGCGGCCGACCTCTCCGGCGCGGTGGAGATCCCCGGTGGTGACGGTCCGGCCGCCTCGCGGCATGCCGCCGCGGCCATCACCCAGGTGCACAGCCTCGCCGACCCGACCTATGTCGTCGACGCCGCCGCGCTGTGGGCCGGCGGGGCCGGCGAGCCCTTCGGCCCGCGGGCCCGGATCGACGCCGTGCTCGCGCTGCGCCGCGCCGCCCGTGTCTGGGCCCCGCTGGAACGGCTGCTGGACCAGCCCGTCCCCGACGTGCTGGCCCTCACCGAGGACGAGCTGTACGAGCTGCTGAGCGATGCCGGGGCCCGGCTCTCGGCCGCCGGGGTGAGCGTGCACTGGCCCCGGGAGCTGGCCCGTTCCCTCACCGCGGCCGCCGTGGTGCGCCCGGCGCCGGGCACCGCCACCGACCGCACGGCGTTCTTCGACGCCGAGCAGCTCTTCGCCTTCAACTGGCAGCTCTCGCTGGGGGACCAGCAGCTCACCGAGGCCGAGATGGACGTGCTCGCCGAGGCCCACCGCCCCGTGGTGCGCCTGCGGGACCAGTGGGTCGTCGTCGACCCCGCGCTCGTCCGCAAGGCGCGCAAGCGGGAGCTGGGCCTCCTCGACCCGGTGGACGCCCTCGCCGTCGCCCTGACCGGCAGCGCCGAGGTGGACGGCGAGCAGGTCGACGCCGTGCCGGTCGGCGCGCTGGCCGCGCTCCGCTCCCGCATCGTCGATGACGACACGGCGATCGCACCGCCGCCCGGCCTCGACGCGACGCTCCGCGACTACCAGCTGCGCGGGCTGGCCTGGCTGGACCGGATGACCTCGCTGGGCCTCGGCGGCTGCCTCGCCGACGACATGGGCCTCGGTAAGACGATCACCCTCATCGCCCTGCACCTGCACCGCGCCCACCCCGCGCCCACCCTGGTGATCTGCCCCGCCTCGCTGCTGGGCAACTGGCACCGGGAGATCAACCGCTTCGCCCCCGGCGTACCCGTGCGCCGGTTCCACGGCACCGACCGCACCCTCGCCGAACCCGACGGCGGCTTCGTCCTCACCACGTACGGCACGATGCGCTCCAGCGCGGCCGAACTGGCCGCGCACAGCTGGGGACTGGTCGTCGCCGACGAGGCACAGCACGTGAAGAACCCGCACTCCTCGACGGCGAAGGCGCTGCGCACCATTCCGTCCCCGGCCCGGGTCGCCCTGACCGGCACCCCCGTCGAGAACAACCTCTCCGAGCTCTGGGCGCTGCTCGACTGGACCACGCCCGGACTGCTCGGCCCCCTCAAGGCGTTCCGGGCCCGGCACGCCCGGATCGTGGAGAACACCGGCACGGCTGCCGGGATCGGCAACGACGAAGCGGTCGAGCGGCTCTCCAGGCTGGTCCGCCCCTTCCTGCTCCGCCGCAAGAAGTCGGACCCGGGCATCGCCCCCGAGCTGCCGCCCAAGACGGAGACCGACCACCCCGTCTTCCTCACCCGCGAACAGGCCACGCTCTACGAGGCAACGGTGCGCGAGACCATGGCGTACATCGAGGCGTCGGAGGGCATCGCCCGGCGCGGCCTCATCATGAAGCTGCTGGCCTCGCTCAAGCAGATCTGCAACCACCCCGCGCAGTACCTGAAGGAGGAGCCGACCCGGCTCGTCGGCCGCTCCGGGAAACTCGACCTGCTCGACGAACTCCTCGACACGATCCTCGCCGAGGACGGCTCCGTCCTCGTCTTCACCCAGTACGTGACCATGGCCCGGCTGCTCTCCGCGCATCTCACCGCGCGGGCCGTTCCCTCCCAACTGCTGCACGGCGGTACGCCGGTGGCCGAGCGGGAACGGATGGTGGACCGTTTCCAGTCCGGCGAGGTGCCGGTGTTCCTGCTCTCCCTGAAGGCGGCGGGCACCGGGCTGAACCTCACCAGGGCCGCCCATGTCATCCACTACGACCGCTGGTGGAACCCGGCCGTCGAGGAACAGGCCACGGACCGCGCCTACCGCATCGGCCAGACCCAGCCGGTCCAGGTGCACCGGCTGATCGCCGAGGGCACCGTCGAGGACCGGATCGGCGAGATGCTGCTGGCCAAGCGGGCCCTGGCCGACGCCGTGCTCGGCGCCGGGGAGACCGCGCTGACCGAGCTCAGCGACCGCGACCTGGCCGATCTCGTCTCCCTCCGAAGGCCGTCATGA
- a CDS encoding slipin family protein yields the protein MVQELLIALVVVVLAGLAYTAAAARVVKQYERGVVLRFGRLRNDIRGPGFTMVLPGAERLRKVNMQIVTMPVPAQDGITRDNVTVRVDAVIYFKVVDAASAVVEVEDYRFAVSQMAQTSLRSIIGKSDLDDLLSNREKLNEGLELMIDSPAVGWGVQIDRVEIKDVSLPETMKRSMARQAEADRERRARVINADAELQASKKLSQAAAEMSSQPAALQLRLLQTVVAVAAEKNSTLVLPFPVELLRFLERAQQPTAPQQAVQAAPQMPKAPAGTAPPVAPAPASSPAETQSAAPAPSPAPPSPGASATPGPARTAPAPKPTPSAVRPRPRPTGSKPLARH from the coding sequence ATGGTCCAGGAGCTCTTGATCGCTTTGGTTGTGGTGGTTCTGGCGGGTCTCGCGTACACAGCGGCCGCCGCCCGGGTCGTCAAGCAGTACGAGCGGGGTGTGGTGCTGAGGTTCGGCCGGCTCCGGAACGACATACGAGGGCCCGGATTCACCATGGTGCTCCCCGGCGCGGAGCGGCTGCGCAAGGTCAATATGCAGATAGTGACGATGCCGGTGCCGGCCCAGGACGGGATCACCCGCGACAACGTCACGGTGCGGGTGGACGCGGTCATCTACTTCAAGGTGGTCGACGCCGCGAGCGCGGTCGTCGAGGTGGAGGACTACCGGTTCGCCGTCTCGCAGATGGCGCAGACGTCGTTGCGTTCGATCATCGGTAAGAGCGATCTGGACGATCTGCTGTCCAACCGGGAGAAACTGAACGAGGGCCTGGAGCTGATGATCGACAGCCCCGCGGTCGGCTGGGGCGTACAGATCGACCGGGTGGAGATCAAGGACGTCTCGCTGCCGGAGACGATGAAACGCTCCATGGCGCGTCAGGCCGAGGCGGACCGTGAGAGGCGCGCCCGGGTCATCAACGCGGACGCGGAGCTGCAGGCATCGAAGAAGCTGTCCCAGGCGGCCGCGGAGATGTCCTCCCAGCCCGCGGCACTGCAGCTGAGGCTGCTCCAGACCGTGGTGGCGGTGGCCGCGGAGAAGAACTCCACACTGGTGCTGCCGTTCCCGGTGGAGCTGCTCCGCTTCCTGGAGCGGGCACAGCAGCCGACAGCGCCGCAGCAGGCCGTGCAGGCCGCGCCGCAGATGCCGAAGGCCCCGGCCGGGACAGCGCCGCCGGTGGCGCCCGCGCCGGCGTCCTCACCGGCCGAGACGCAGTCCGCGGCGCCCGCGCCTTCGCCCGCACCGCCGTCACCGGGTGCGTCCGCGACGCCGGGTCCGGCGCGAACGGCTCCCGCGCCCAAGCCCACCCCGTCTGCCGTGAGGCCCCGGCCCCGCCCCACCGGCTCGAAGCCGCTCGCCAGGCACTGA
- a CDS encoding DUF6343 family protein, whose product MRTGSEPTTALSALRMRLWLSLWGLAWAVFGLTAFTLTGRPGWAAVCGVLLVLVLVDLAVIVHRIHQGPRYQPGRTVPPHEPGHGGRRRYGH is encoded by the coding sequence ATGCGTACCGGTAGTGAACCGACGACTGCACTCAGTGCTCTGCGAATGCGGCTCTGGCTGAGTCTATGGGGCCTGGCCTGGGCCGTCTTCGGCCTGACGGCATTCACCCTGACCGGCCGCCCGGGGTGGGCGGCCGTGTGCGGTGTGCTGCTCGTCCTGGTGCTGGTGGATCTGGCCGTGATCGTCCACCGCATCCACCAGGGCCCGCGCTACCAGCCGGGCCGCACCGTCCCGCCGCACGAACCGGGCCACGGGGGACGGCGGCGGTACGGGCACTGA
- a CDS encoding tetratricopeptide repeat protein, which yields MPERNPETHVIDFRAAEQLLAARDPRGAVKLLDSVIASHPENTAARLLRARAFFAAAQLRPAELEFELVLEREPDNAFAHFALARTFERAGHPERATRHFRLAAALDPNPEYLRAARFDAEG from the coding sequence GTGCCCGAGAGGAACCCGGAAACCCACGTCATTGACTTCCGCGCGGCCGAGCAGCTGCTGGCCGCGCGCGATCCCCGGGGTGCCGTGAAGCTGCTCGACTCGGTGATCGCCTCCCACCCCGAGAACACCGCCGCCCGGCTGCTGCGTGCCCGCGCCTTCTTCGCGGCCGCCCAACTGCGCCCCGCCGAGCTCGAATTCGAACTGGTCCTGGAGCGGGAACCGGACAACGCGTTCGCGCACTTCGCGCTGGCCCGGACCTTCGAGCGGGCCGGCCATCCGGAACGGGCAACCCGTCACTTCAGGCTCGCGGCGGCGCTCGACCCCAACCCGGAGTACCTGAGGGCCGCCCGCTTCGACGCGGAGGGCTGA
- a CDS encoding PAC2 family protein produces the protein MADPQSLYEWDPKGLAVVDMALAQESAGLVMLYHLEGYIDAGETGEQIVDGLLESLPHQVVARFDHDRLVDYRARRPLLTFRRDRWTAYETPTLDVRVVQDATGAPFLLLSGPEPDVEWERFAAAVEQIVERLGVRLAVNFHGIPMGVPHTRPVGVTPHGNRTDLMPGHRSPFDEAQVPGSAEALVEYRLMEAGHDVLGVAAHVPHYVARSAYPDAALTALESITAATGLVLPAIAHALRTEAHRTQTEIDRQIGQGDEELVSLVEGLEHQYDAVAGSETRGNLVAEPVDLPSADEIGLEFERFLAEREGDS, from the coding sequence GTGGCTGATCCGCAGAGTTTGTACGAATGGGACCCGAAGGGCCTGGCTGTCGTCGACATGGCGCTTGCCCAGGAGTCGGCCGGCCTGGTCATGCTCTACCACCTCGAGGGGTACATCGACGCGGGTGAGACCGGTGAGCAGATCGTCGACGGTCTGCTCGAATCGCTGCCCCACCAGGTGGTGGCCCGCTTCGACCACGACCGCCTCGTCGACTACCGCGCACGGCGTCCCCTGCTGACCTTCCGGCGCGACCGCTGGACGGCGTACGAGACCCCGACGCTGGACGTCCGGGTGGTCCAGGACGCCACGGGGGCCCCGTTCCTGCTGCTGTCCGGGCCGGAGCCGGACGTGGAGTGGGAGAGGTTCGCCGCCGCCGTCGAGCAGATCGTCGAGCGGCTCGGGGTGCGTCTGGCGGTCAACTTCCACGGCATTCCGATGGGCGTCCCGCACACCCGCCCCGTCGGCGTCACCCCGCACGGCAACCGCACCGACCTCATGCCCGGCCACCGCAGCCCGTTCGACGAGGCGCAGGTGCCCGGCTCCGCCGAGGCACTCGTCGAGTACCGGCTGATGGAGGCCGGACACGACGTACTCGGCGTCGCCGCCCATGTGCCGCACTACGTCGCCCGCTCCGCCTACCCGGACGCCGCGCTCACCGCGCTGGAGTCGATCACGGCGGCGACCGGACTGGTCCTGCCGGCCATCGCCCACGCGCTGCGCACCGAGGCGCACCGCACCCAGACGGAGATCGACCGCCAGATCGGGCAGGGCGACGAGGAACTCGTCTCGCTGGTCGAGGGCCTTGAGCACCAGTACGACGCGGTGGCGGGCTCCGAGACCCGGGGCAACCTGGTCGCCGAGCCGGTCGACCTGCCGTCCGCCGACGAGATCGGTCTCGAATTCGAGCGGTTCCTGGCCGAACGGGAAGGCGACAGCTGA
- the coaE gene encoding dephospho-CoA kinase, translating to MLKVGLTGGIGAGKSEVSRLLVGHGAVLIDADRIAREVVEPGTPGLTALVEAFGTGILTPEGTLDRPKLGSIVFSDAERLAALNAIVHPLVGARSAELERAAGPDSVVVHDVPLLTENGLAPLYDLVVVVDAAPGAQLERLVRLRGMTEADARARMAAQATREQRLAVADLVIDNDGPVEALEPQVREVWSQLLRRAAAG from the coding sequence ATGCTGAAAGTGGGCCTGACCGGTGGAATCGGCGCCGGCAAGAGCGAAGTGTCACGGCTGCTCGTCGGCCACGGAGCCGTCCTCATCGACGCCGACCGGATCGCGCGCGAGGTCGTCGAGCCCGGCACCCCCGGGCTCACCGCTCTCGTCGAGGCGTTCGGCACCGGGATCCTGACCCCGGAGGGCACTCTGGACCGGCCGAAGCTCGGCTCGATCGTCTTCTCCGACGCCGAACGGCTCGCCGCGCTCAACGCGATCGTCCACCCGCTGGTCGGTGCCCGCTCCGCCGAGCTGGAACGGGCCGCGGGCCCCGACTCCGTGGTCGTCCACGACGTCCCCCTCCTCACCGAGAACGGCCTCGCCCCCCTCTACGACCTCGTCGTCGTCGTCGACGCCGCTCCAGGGGCCCAGCTGGAGCGCCTCGTGCGACTGCGCGGGATGACGGAGGCGGACGCCCGTGCCCGGATGGCCGCGCAGGCCACCCGTGAGCAGCGGCTCGCCGTCGCCGACCTGGTCATCGACAACGACGGACCGGTCGAGGCCCTGGAGCCGCAGGTCCGCGAGGTCTGGTCGCAGCTGCTGCGGAGGGCCGCGGCGGGCTGA
- a CDS encoding ADP-ribosylglycohydrolase family protein: MSGTAWGNDSVRRARVRGCLLGGAIGDALGNPVEFLSLAGIRRAHGEQGVRGLTADEDGVAGRVTDDTQMTLFTAEGLIRAHSRAMLRGIGGAETAVIRHAYLRWLDTQNHPAPPGREGDDPVRTGWLRQQPWLYARRAPGNACLTGLTAGHTPDPMAPLGEPGPVNTGSKGCGTVMRSAPFGLTGQNAGASFGLAARCAQITHGHPTGAYAAGALAAIVSHLLDGDSLPGSVLRAMELLARHPGHEETTAALRAAFELAAQGAPSAEKVESLGAGWVAEEALAIAVYCALVLPRAAQVDEALLLSVNHSGDSDSTGAVCGNLLGAHHGDVHLPPSWLVLTEGRAVIAEVADDLSLEFEHAVQWPPGRYPGC; encoded by the coding sequence ATGAGCGGTACGGCATGGGGGAACGACTCCGTCCGAAGGGCCCGGGTCCGAGGGTGTCTGCTGGGCGGGGCGATCGGGGACGCGCTGGGCAATCCGGTGGAGTTCCTGTCGCTCGCGGGTATCCGGCGGGCACACGGGGAGCAGGGCGTACGCGGTCTCACGGCCGACGAGGACGGGGTGGCCGGGCGCGTCACGGACGACACCCAGATGACGCTCTTCACGGCCGAGGGGCTGATCAGGGCCCACTCCCGGGCCATGCTCAGGGGAATCGGCGGCGCCGAGACCGCGGTCATCAGGCACGCCTACCTGCGCTGGCTGGACACCCAGAACCACCCCGCGCCGCCCGGCCGCGAAGGGGATGACCCCGTCCGCACCGGCTGGCTCAGGCAGCAGCCCTGGCTGTACGCGCGCCGCGCCCCCGGCAACGCCTGCCTGACCGGGCTCACGGCCGGGCACACCCCCGACCCGATGGCCCCGCTCGGCGAGCCCGGCCCGGTCAACACCGGCTCCAAGGGCTGCGGCACGGTGATGCGCTCCGCCCCCTTCGGCCTGACCGGCCAGAACGCGGGTGCGAGCTTCGGGCTGGCCGCCCGCTGTGCACAGATCACCCACGGCCACCCCACCGGCGCCTACGCGGCCGGCGCGCTCGCGGCGATCGTCTCCCATCTCCTGGACGGCGACTCGCTGCCCGGTTCCGTACTGCGGGCCATGGAGCTGCTGGCCCGCCACCCCGGGCACGAGGAGACGACCGCCGCGCTCCGGGCGGCCTTCGAGCTGGCCGCCCAGGGCGCCCCGAGCGCGGAGAAGGTGGAGTCGCTCGGCGCGGGCTGGGTGGCCGAGGAGGCGCTCGCCATCGCCGTGTACTGCGCACTGGTTCTGCCGCGTGCCGCCCAGGTGGACGAGGCCCTGCTGCTCTCGGTCAACCACTCGGGCGACAGCGACTCCACCGGCGCCGTCTGCGGCAACCTGCTCGGCGCCCACCACGGCGACGTACACCTTCCGCCGTCCTGGCTGGTGCTCACGGAAGGGCGGGCGGTGATCGCCGAGGTGGCCGACGACCTGTCCCTGGAGTTCGAGCACGCGGTCCAGTGGCCGCCCGGCCGCTACCCGGGGTGCTGA
- a CDS encoding right-handed parallel beta-helix repeat-containing protein gives MRTRTLLPALLSTALATGGPVLASAGGAGAATVIEVSTAAQLKSALTAAGPGDTIHLANGTYTGNFKATAPGTASARITLTGSAGAVLTAGGGYGLHLNGASYWTVKGITVSGGQKGIMADGAKGVVIDSVTVHDLDMEGVHFRKSSSDGVIRNSRIYDTGHDGRGMGEGVYVGTAGDLSDNSDRVQILDNTIGPDVGGENVDIKEGTTGARIAGNTFDGSGLTGANYDDSWVDVKGNDVLVEGNHGSRTTNNGYETHTQQSGWGCGTVFRDNASDLSGSTGDKQLAFNVTNYSTSCATTVRGSNTVTGGKGLTNIAVTP, from the coding sequence ATGCGCACCCGCACGCTGCTCCCCGCCCTGCTGTCCACCGCCCTCGCCACCGGCGGCCCGGTCCTCGCCTCGGCCGGCGGCGCCGGTGCCGCGACGGTCATCGAGGTGAGCACCGCGGCCCAGCTCAAGTCGGCCCTCACCGCGGCCGGTCCCGGTGACACGATCCATCTCGCGAACGGCACGTACACCGGCAACTTCAAGGCGACGGCCCCCGGCACCGCCTCCGCGCGCATCACCCTGACCGGCTCCGCCGGGGCGGTCCTCACGGCCGGCGGCGGCTACGGACTGCACCTCAACGGCGCCTCGTACTGGACCGTGAAGGGCATCACCGTCTCCGGCGGCCAGAAGGGCATCATGGCCGACGGCGCCAAAGGCGTCGTCATCGACTCGGTGACCGTGCACGACCTCGACATGGAGGGCGTCCACTTCCGTAAGTCCAGCAGCGACGGCGTCATCAGGAACTCGCGGATCTACGACACCGGGCACGACGGCCGCGGCATGGGCGAGGGCGTCTACGTCGGCACGGCGGGCGATCTCTCCGACAACAGCGACCGGGTCCAGATCCTGGACAACACGATCGGTCCGGATGTCGGCGGCGAGAACGTCGACATCAAGGAGGGCACCACGGGTGCGCGGATCGCCGGCAACACCTTCGACGGCAGCGGGCTGACCGGGGCCAACTACGACGACTCCTGGGTCGACGTGAAGGGCAACGACGTGCTGGTCGAGGGCAACCACGGCTCGCGTACGACCAACAACGGCTACGAGACGCACACCCAGCAGAGCGGCTGGGGCTGCGGGACCGTCTTTCGCGACAACGCCTCGGACCTGTCCGGCTCGACGGGCGACAAACAGCTCGCGTTCAACGTCACCAACTACAGCACGAGCTGTGCCACCACGGTCCGCGGCAGCAACACGGTGACCGGGGGCAAGGGCCTGACCAACATCGCCGTCACCCCGTAG